One window of the Seriola aureovittata isolate HTS-2021-v1 ecotype China chromosome 22, ASM2101889v1, whole genome shotgun sequence genome contains the following:
- the camk1da gene encoding calcium/calmodulin-dependent protein kinase type 1D → MARENGDTGRGETWKKQVDDIKKIFDFKEVLGTGAFSEVVLAQERLTGRMFAVKCIPKKALKGKESSIENEIAVLRRIKHENIVALEDIYESPDHLYLIMQLVSGGELFDRIVEKGFYTEKDASTLIRQVLDAVNYLHRMGIVHRDLKPENLLYFNPQDESKIMISDFGLSKMEGSGDVMSTACGTPGYVAPEVLAQKPYSKAVDCWSIGVIAYILLCGYPPFYDENDSKLFEQILKADYEFDAPYWDDISDSAKDFISSLMEKDPAKRFTCEQALRHPWIAGDTALCKNIHESVSRQIRKNFAKSKWRQAFNATAVVRHMRRLQLGSSMGSSMDASNPPTRLSQTQKPAQSQSQAGQNQPAQSQNTGQVAQSQSSNIAASKTTSTDNNIAAPRKECVTAPATPCSLASAASSPAAGAELNRPHPSAVPAPVLTETK, encoded by the exons AGGAGCGTTTTCAGAGGTGGTCCTGGCCCAGGAGAGGCTGACCGGCCGGATGTTTGCGGTGAAGTGCATCCCTAAAAAGGCCCTGAAGGGGAAGGAGAGCAGCATCGAGAACGAGATCGCTGTGCTGAGgag GATCAAGCACGAGAACATTGTGGCTCTGGAGGACATCTACGAGAGTCCGGACCACCTCTACCTGATCATGCAGCT GGTGTCCGGCGGCGAGCTGTTCGACCGTATCGTGGAAAAAGGTTTCTACACGGAGAAGGACGCGAGCACGCTGATCCGACAAGTCCTGGACGCTGTTAACTACCTGCACAGGATGGGCATCGTCCACCGAGACCTGAAG ccgGAGAACTTGTTGTATTTTAATCCTCAAGACGAGTCAAAGATCATGATCAGCGACTTCGGACTTTCCAAGATGGAGGGCAGTGGTGACGTCATGTCCACCGCCTGTGGCACCCCAGGATACGTGG CTCCAGAGGTCCTCGCTCAGAAGCCGTACAGTAAGGCAGTGGACTGCTGGTCCATCGGAGTGATTGCCTACATCCT ACTCTGTGGTTATCCTCCGTTCTACGACGAGAACGACTCCAAGCTCTTTGAGCAGATCCTGAAAGCCGACTACGAGTTTGACGCTCCGTACTGGGACGACATATCCGACTCAG ccaaGGATTTCATCAGCAGTCTGATGGAAAAAGATCCAGCCAAGCGTTTCACCTGTGAACAGGCACTCAGACACCCttg gatTGCTGGGGATACGGCTCTCTGTAAGAACATCCATGAGTCAGTCAGCCGACAGATCAGAAAGAACTTCGCCAAGAGCAAATGGAGG caAGCGTTCAATGCCACAGCCGTGGTTCGACACATGAGGCGGCTACAGCTTGGCAGCAGCATGGGGAGCAGCATGGACGCCTCCAATCCGCCGACCAGGCTGAGCCAGACACAGAAGCCGGCTCAAAGCCAGAGCCAGGCGGGCCAGAACCAGCCAGCTCAGAGCCAAAACACCGGCCAGGTGGCTCAGAGCCAGAGCAGCAACATAGCCGCCAGCAAAACCACTTCCACTGACAACAACATAGCAGCTCCACGCAAGGAAT GTGTCACTGCACCAGCCACGCCCTGCAGTCTGGCATCCGCAGCCTCTTCTCCCGCTGCAGGGGCGGAGCTGAACCGGCCACACCCCTCGGCGGTGCCCGCCCCAGTGCTCACAGAGACCAAGTGA